From Populus alba chromosome 16, ASM523922v2, whole genome shotgun sequence:
TTGAAGGTCCTCAGCCAATGGAAGGTTAGAGAgttcaatcttcttcttcttgttttttttttttttataattcgtTTTATGTGATCGAACGGATCTTCTGCTAGAGTGTATTGTACGTTTTGATTAATATGTTAGGGTTTGGTAATTTTGGTGGTGATTGTAATTTTTTGATGTGGTAGTAGTGGCACAAGTGGAGCAAACTAGTACCGTGGAGAATCAGCCTGTGGAGGATCCTCCATCGATGAAATTTACTTGGACTATTGAGAATTTTACTAGGTTGAACACAAAGAAGCATTATTCTGATATATTTATTGTTGGCAGTTACAAATGGTAGGTGGATAAACAATGTAGCTTCTTACTAGTTGGAGTTGCTTATGAGTTGCATTTGTCGGAGTTTGTATCATTTTGTGGTTGATTTCTTTTAGTGTGTTATTAACAGGAGAGTACTGATATTCCCTAAAGGAAACAACGTGGACCACCTGTCGATGTATTTGGATGTTGCGGATTCGACAGCTTTGCCATATGGATGGAGTAGATATGCGCAATTCAGTTTGGCTGTGGTCAATCAAATTCATAACAAATACTCGATTAGAAAGGGTATCTTCTTTTGCGTCCCCCATTTAATGGCTCTTtctgttattgtaattttattttcaagttggGCATTTTCTATTTGTTCTTAATTTATTACGTATGTCTATACATTGGatcaatttcttatatttagATTACTTGCCTGAGTACATCATTATTTTTCCTATAGAGCACTTGTTCTTTGTAACCTTTTATGACCGCAATAGATATATTATCAATAATTGCCTATTTTATAATCTTATGAGTTCTAGAGAAGTTGCCAATGACTGTTTATTTCCAAAgtgaattgaaagaaaagtaAATGCACCAAGGTGGTGCAATCCATATACAAGGTTAGATTAGAATTCAGTTTGCACACAATAAACACCTGACAGAGTTTGGAATCCTTGTCACTGTGAGCGTTTTCCAATAATATGATCAATTATAGACTCGACTATCTTGTTATTTGAGGGTTTGGGATGCTTGTTAAATTATTGTTTCACTATGCTGAAAGCAGCAACTTCTACACATTGTGATCTATAAAAGCTGTCAAAAAAATTCCAGTAATTCGGTCCTGGAAAATAGCAGGTTCTGGATATCTTGAACTAGGTAATTCAGAAATTATCATAATGGAGATTGGTTGAGCTTGGATCTTGGTTAGTTTTGTTAAATGTATGGAAACAATATGACGTGTAAGGAAGATGTCAGCACCACAGCCAACTTCTTTTTGGTGTTCTCTTATTGAAGTTTATTGTGGACTTTGATATTATTTAATACCGTGttctcttttaaaaatacattcgCAGACACACAACATCAGTTCAATGCAAGAGAGAGTGACTGGGGCTTTACATCTTTCATGCCTCTGAGTGAACTTTATGATCCTAGCAGAGGATACTTAGTGAATGATACAGTTGTTATTGAAGCTGAAGTTGCTGTTTGCAAGGTTTTAGATTATTGGTCCTATGACTCAAAGAAGGAGACGGGCTATGTAGGACTGAAAAACCAAGGAGCAACATGTTACATGAACTCTCTCCTACAAACTCTATACCATATTTCCTACTTCCGAAAGGTCAGCACATTCTCAGGTTTAAAAAAGCTCATCATGATTTGTATGAACACATTTTTCAAATGGAATTGCCTCAttctgaaaattatttttccaggCGGTGTACCACATGCCAACAACTGAGAATGACATGCCTACAGGAAGCATTCCATTGGCCCTGCAGAGTTTATTCTTTAAACTTCAATATAATGATACCAGTGTTGCAACAAAGGAACTGACCAAATCTTTTGGCTGGGATACGTATGATTCCTTCATGCAACATGACGTGCAAGAGCTTAACAGGGTCCTGTGTGAGAAGCTAGAGGATAAAATGAAGGTATTGAACATTCGGTGGTTTTGGTATATACTTTCATTAACTTAAAAGTTTTCAACTTCTTTTCTGCTGATCCAGGGGACTGTTGTGGAGGGCACTATACAGCAGTTGTTTGAGGGTCACCATATGAACTACATTGAGTGCATCAATGTGGAATACAAATCTACAAGAAAGGAGTCATTTTATGGTATTATATTTAGTCAGCATTTAAAAGTTCTGTGTAATGATGTCTTCATAAGACACTGATGTGTAGATATTACATGGCAGATCTCCAGCTTGATGTGAAAGGTTGTCGAGATGTTTATGCTTCTTTTGACAAATATGTGGAAGTTGAACGACTTGAGGGTGATAACAAATATCATGCTGAAGAACATGGTTTGCAGGTCAGTCAATGCTTGTGAATAGATGGGAGCCAGACTATATGATTTGTTTAAGCAGTTTGAAATGTATGCATTCACTCTCGAACAATTCTTGTCTCACGCACATACACTCATAAAAATGTGGAAGCCAGTACTAGTTAGCATCTCACGGTGCctcatacaaaaaaacaagaagctcaATTATAAGGCCATTGTAAAATGCATGAAGACCAATTATGTGTCTTACATCCTGTGCGTTCAATCATATCCTGGTGccaacttttttttgttgtatcatAATTATGCTGAATTTTACGGTTTCATTCAGAAAACtgcaagttaaatttttttcattaaaagagaTGGTTCTGGTAATTCCCAGACAAACTGTGTGGTTCCTGGTTAGACCCtgtatattatattttaggTAGTATGAGGAGTTGCCCATAGAAGTGATGAAATTTGTCCAAGCATCTTTTTAAACTGTCAGTTAAGATGAGGCCATTGAGAAATGGTATGGGCATATTTTTGGGTTATCCGCCATGTTTCTTTTCTACTAGAACCATTTATTTTAGATCGGTTCCTAAGGTCATTCTTTTGGTGGCATGTGCTTGAACTTGTATTTGTTTCAGGATGCAAAGAAGGGTGTCTTATTTATCGACTTCCCCCCTGTTCTTCAACTCCAATTAAAGCGGTTTGAATATGATTTTATGCGCGATACTATGGTGAAGGTCAGTAGGTGTAACCGGTTGATCTAGTAAATATGTTATGTGGGATTGTTGCTTTGTGCCCATTATAAGCTAGAATATGTTTAACACCTGTAGTGGACTGGCTGATGGACAAATTGCTACTTAATCCAAATATGTTTGTTTCCACTTACTgatttctctttgcttttgtaGATTAATGATCGCTATGAATTTCCTCTTCAACTTGACCTGGACAGGGAGAATGGGAAATATTTATCACCTGAAGCTGACAGGAGTGTGCGAAATCTATACACACTTCACAGGTAACAGTTGCATGGTGTTTTTGGCCCCTAGAAATTCACATTCCATTGCCATAGTTTTTATAATGAATGTCTtgattcatggtttttttttctgtgcttGTATGGCTGCATTTAACTGACTGGAACATGTCTTCCTCGCTTCTCAAGGCTGCATGGTTTTTTGTAAAGTAAAATcaaactattaattttttttggagttaAAGCAATGAAGTTGGAGGAAAAAATCTGTGTTTTGCTACTGAATCGGTCATATACACTTTACATGAAGAGTTGTAGCCTTAATGGGATATCAGATAGTCTATCTATTCCAGCTGATAGTATTGCTTGTTACAACATATAAAAGGGCTAGCATGACATGAACTAACACTACTCAAGAAACTCCTAATAGTGTGACAACTGGCTGCAGCAGCGAGAGCAACTAAGTGAAATGCAAACTACCTTCAAACCGAAGCATGCTTCTAACTTGTGGTAAACTAaagtaatattataattatcactATCATAAATCTTTActagttttaaaagaaaagaaatgttgcattgtttaaatattttcttgagatttttatctCCTTTTCCCCTATCTCTCCATAAATAGTCATTGCTGTTAATGTAATAGCAACATGGGATGTGCATGACTTGCTAGAGTAGCATAGGAATGAAAGAAAACTCTATGAGCTTGAGTGGATGAAAGATAGACATGTTGGAGAAACATGAACTGCATGCACCTAATATAAATTGCACATAGTTCTCTTCCACAGTTTGGAAGTTATGTTTTTTGGAATGTCTGACAATGTGCTGACATCTCCTATATATGCTTGTTTTCCCTTGCAGTGTTTTGGTTCACAGTGGAGGTGTGCATGGTGGACATTATTATGCTTTTATCAGGCCTACCCTCTCTGATCAATGGTGTGCTTGTTAACCTTAAGCTTGGTCATAGGCACACATAATATGCTCACTCATAATATCGATGCTAGGAAAATGAACCCATAACAACTTATACACTCATTTATGAGTATAATAATCCTTAGTCAGAACCTTCACATTTTTACCCGTGTCTGAATAGTTGTACTTATGTTGAGAACTCGATAGTTTTTCACACCATatgatatttgattttcttgttttaggtTCAAATTTGATGATGAACGCGTGACAAAGGAAGATGTGAAGAGGGCCTTGGAAGAACAGTATGGTGGTGAGGAAGAGGTAATGGTTCTCAAACTTTGCTGTAAATCCTGTGAATGGTACATGTGATTGATGGTGAATGATGTGCTCTTGTTCTGCTATGTCTGCCAGCTACCTCAGACCAATCCTGGCTTTAACAATACTCCATTTAAATTCACAAAATACTCAAATGCATACATGCTTGTGTATATACGGGAAAGTGACAAGGACAAGATAATTTGTAATGTTGATGAGAAAGACATCGCTGAACACTTGAGGGTAAATTACTTTCTTTACTTATAATTGCAATAAGTTCTGTAAATATAACAATGTTATTTAAGAGTTTCCGCATTGCAATGAAGACTGGTTATTGATTCATTCAATATCTTGTTCCAGATAAGGCTgaagaaagaacaagaagaaaaggaagacaaGAGAAGATATAAAGCACAAGCTCACCTTTACACAATTATAAAGGTTTTTCTTTCccagctttatttttttatgatggtaTATTGTTAGCGATGACCTGCATCTACCTCAAGGGATGCTTGTAAGTCATAAATAAAGCTATTTAGTATGGCATCTAGGTTGCGCGAGATGAGGACCTTAAAGAGCAAATTGGAAAGgatatttattttgatctcGTGGATCATGACAAAGTCCGTAACTTCCGTATTCAGAAACAGACGCAGTTTAGTCTGTTTAAGGTATTAAATGGGTGTGATTTTTAAGCATTTTGACATTGTGGATGATGAGATAGCCTGTAGATTTCTATGTCTAATGTTGAGCTGGATTACAGGAGGAGGTTGCTAAAGAGCTTGGTATACCAGTACAATTTCAGAGATTTTGGATATGGGCAAAGCGCCAGAACCACACATATAGACCCAATCGGCCATTGACTCCCCAGGAGGAAGCACAATCAGTAACTAGCTATTGTTTTCTTGTTCAAAGTTAATTTATCAAAGTTGTGATTGCATTGTTGTGGAGTGACTTGTATTTCTGTTAGGATATTTGCATGATTATTTCTGCTTCAAGTAAGAACAGACTTGGGATCAGGTTTCGGGATTTTTAGACTGTGATGGGTGATGCCTTCTGGCCATGTGCTTTCAAATAACACACATTTTGGTTTGCAATCCCAACATCAGGCCTTTTTTTTGTAACTACTAGTGGTGAAATTTTGTGGCCATTGACTATGGAATGGAATGATACAATTGTTTTGATCACattgaagtgttttttaaaaaacaatttgcactGTGGTGGTTTAAAATGTTTCTGGAGATTTCTTGTGTCACCTAATTTTAATGATAGCCATTTAATGTTTGTAGGTTGGACAACTAAGAGAGGTGTCAAATAAGACACATAATGCTGAATTAAAGTTGTTCTTGGAAGTTGAGCTTGGGctggtattttgtttttttaaatgatcaaaTTTAACATTTGCACTTATATTTCTATCCAGAAAATGTCATGCTTCTACTGAGGTTTGCAATATCTCAGGATTTATGTCCCATTGCTCCACctgaaaaaactaaagaagaTATTCTGCTTTTCTTCAAGCTTTATGACCCTGAAAAACAAGAATTACGGTACTTAATAATCTTTGGCTCCTCTTTGCTGTCCTAACTTTGTCCATTGTGTTCTCTTGAATCTTGATGCCTCTGACATGACAAATGACTCCATGATCCCAGATATGTTGGTAGGCTTTTTGTGAAGAATTCTAGTAAACCGATAGAAATTCTAGCAAAGCTTAATCAAATGGCTGGCTTTGCGTCTGAGGAAGAGATTGAACTTTATGAGGTTTGTCTATATCAAGTATACTTTGTATCATAGCTGGCTAACATAACTATTCAATCAAGGAAGTTGACTTgggggtgtttgggagtgaGTTTTAACCTgctttttgtcaaaaaaaaaatttaatgtttttggatcgttttgacgtgctgatgtcaaaatttttttttgaaaaaataagaaaaatattattttgatgtttttccaagtaaaaaacactttgaaaagcaacaattATCACACTCTTAAACACCCTCTTAAACATAAAACCAAACCAAGAGCGCAAGTTAATTCAAATATTTGCCCTAGCAGAAAGATTATATTTGTTGTGTGCTGTTCAGGAAATCAAGTTTGAGCCTTGTGTCATGTGTGAACACCTTGATAAGAGAGCCTCATTTCGAACAAGTCAGGTATGTGTGTTTTTACTTAATGCTAGAATGTTATCAGATTATCAGATCAGCCACTGACCTTTAGGTGCTTTATCCTCAGATTGAAGATGGGGACATAATATGCTTTCAGAAATCTCCTCCTGAAAATGAAGAAGACTGTCGAAATCCAGATGTGCCTTCATATTTGGAATATGTGCACAATCGGCAGGTACCTTCTTCTTGAATGAGATTTTCCAGgcatctcattttatttttataaaagaattttaGAAATGGGGGCAGATTAGGTTCAAGAGGGGCACCTTTTGTATTCCTCAACTTTTTATATAGTAGTTAGATTATattgaattattcaatttcatcaaaccTCTCTCCTGATTTGTCAATTTTATAGTCAATTCTTTTGTGTTATTTGATTCTTTATAGATAGTTCATTTCCGATCTCTAGAGAAGGCAAAAGAGGATGATTTTTGTCTAGAGTTGTAAGTAATCACATCCCAAGTAATGTTGTATGCTCGGTTGAGAAATCTCCGGTGCTGTCGTATAGACACTCATTTATACTCTTGATGTTTCTGTAGGTCAAAATTACACACTTATGATGATGTTGTCGAAAGAGTAGCTCGCCAGATTGGTTTGGACGATCCATCCAAAATCAGGTTAACATCCCACAACTGCTACTCTCAGCAGCCTAAGCCACAGCCAATTAAATATAGAGGAGTGGAGCATCTATCAGATATGTTAGTTCACTACAATCAGGTATTTGCTACATGAATTGCAGTCATTGGTTCATATACTGTTAATGAAACTATACAACATggctaataatttatttgttctcTTCTTTCGACAGACTTCCGATATCTTGTATTACGAAGTTCTAGATATTCCTCTGCCAGAGTTGCAAGgtctaaaaaatttgaaagttgCTTTCCATCACGCTACCAAAGATGAAGTATGAAATCTATGGCTATGTTAATTTCATGCCTCATTTAATTGATCATCTTCATGTCTTTCATCTAATCTTATTGCAACTATTAACAGGTGGTAATTCATAACATTAGATTGCCTAAACAAAGCACCGTGGGGGATGTGATTAATGAACTTAAAACTAAGGTAATAACTTTTAAGCTCTAACCTCTTAGCAAAGATATGTACTGAAGTGGTTGTTCCTGAAGCATGTTTTCAATGTGCCTGCTTGATCTGGACAGTTATTTATAATACcgaaacaaaacattttaattctCAAGTTTCACCAATTTTTCGTTTTAGAtagttgttttataattattttcttcataatCTATTCCATTGAATAGATTTTACTGTTAGtacatattttttgttatattttcccCTTTCCTCACACCATATCCTGTCACTGCATGTGATAAATTTTCTAATGCTTGGCTCATGCTGAAACAGGTAGAATTGTCTCACCCAAATGCTGAACTTCGACTGCTTGAAGTTTTTTATCACAAGATTTATAAGGTACTAACTGGTTTAGTTAGCATATATAAGATAATGACTTCatcactcaatttttttttcctgctaatCAATAATTATCCTTCCTGGTTAAATAGCAATGATAATGTGTTCAACAAAGTGTGTGAAACCTGATCTAtgagtttcagatttttttattctaatgcATCggattttttagatgttttgctGGCAGCTCTTAT
This genomic window contains:
- the LOC118049899 gene encoding ubiquitin C-terminal hydrolase 12 isoform X1; the protein is MTMMTPSPLDQEDEEMLVPHSDLVEGPQPMEVVAQVEQTSTVENQPVEDPPSMKFTWTIENFTRLNTKKHYSDIFIVGSYKWRVLIFPKGNNVDHLSMYLDVADSTALPYGWSRYAQFSLAVVNQIHNKYSIRKDTQHQFNARESDWGFTSFMPLSELYDPSRGYLVNDTVVIEAEVAVCKVLDYWSYDSKKETGYVGLKNQGATCYMNSLLQTLYHISYFRKAVYHMPTTENDMPTGSIPLALQSLFFKLQYNDTSVATKELTKSFGWDTYDSFMQHDVQELNRVLCEKLEDKMKGTVVEGTIQQLFEGHHMNYIECINVEYKSTRKESFYDLQLDVKGCRDVYASFDKYVEVERLEGDNKYHAEEHGLQDAKKGVLFIDFPPVLQLQLKRFEYDFMRDTMVKINDRYEFPLQLDLDRENGKYLSPEADRSVRNLYTLHSVLVHSGGVHGGHYYAFIRPTLSDQWFKFDDERVTKEDVKRALEEQYGGEEELPQTNPGFNNTPFKFTKYSNAYMLVYIRESDKDKIICNVDEKDIAEHLRIRLKKEQEEKEDKRRYKAQAHLYTIIKVARDEDLKEQIGKDIYFDLVDHDKVRNFRIQKQTQFSLFKEEVAKELGIPVQFQRFWIWAKRQNHTYRPNRPLTPQEEAQSVGQLREVSNKTHNAELKLFLEVELGLDLCPIAPPEKTKEDILLFFKLYDPEKQELRYVGRLFVKNSSKPIEILAKLNQMAGFASEEEIELYEEIKFEPCVMCEHLDKRASFRTSQIEDGDIICFQKSPPENEEDCRNPDVPSYLEYVHNRQIVHFRSLEKAKEDDFCLELSKLHTYDDVVERVARQIGLDDPSKIRLTSHNCYSQQPKPQPIKYRGVEHLSDMLVHYNQTSDILYYEVLDIPLPELQGLKNLKVAFHHATKDEVVIHNIRLPKQSTVGDVINELKTKVELSHPNAELRLLEVFYHKIYKIFPPNEKIENINDQYWTLRAEEIPEEEKKLGPQDRLIHIYHFTKESGQNQMQVQNFGEPFFLAIHEGETLAEVKMRIQKKLQVPDEEFAKWKFAFLSLGRPEYLQDSDVVFTRFQRRDVYGAWEQYLGLEHSDNTPKRSYAVNQNRHTFEKPVKIYN
- the LOC118049899 gene encoding ubiquitin C-terminal hydrolase 12 isoform X2 encodes the protein MTMMTPSPLDQEDEEMLVPHSDLVEGPQPMEVAQVEQTSTVENQPVEDPPSMKFTWTIENFTRLNTKKHYSDIFIVGSYKWRVLIFPKGNNVDHLSMYLDVADSTALPYGWSRYAQFSLAVVNQIHNKYSIRKDTQHQFNARESDWGFTSFMPLSELYDPSRGYLVNDTVVIEAEVAVCKVLDYWSYDSKKETGYVGLKNQGATCYMNSLLQTLYHISYFRKAVYHMPTTENDMPTGSIPLALQSLFFKLQYNDTSVATKELTKSFGWDTYDSFMQHDVQELNRVLCEKLEDKMKGTVVEGTIQQLFEGHHMNYIECINVEYKSTRKESFYDLQLDVKGCRDVYASFDKYVEVERLEGDNKYHAEEHGLQDAKKGVLFIDFPPVLQLQLKRFEYDFMRDTMVKINDRYEFPLQLDLDRENGKYLSPEADRSVRNLYTLHSVLVHSGGVHGGHYYAFIRPTLSDQWFKFDDERVTKEDVKRALEEQYGGEEELPQTNPGFNNTPFKFTKYSNAYMLVYIRESDKDKIICNVDEKDIAEHLRIRLKKEQEEKEDKRRYKAQAHLYTIIKVARDEDLKEQIGKDIYFDLVDHDKVRNFRIQKQTQFSLFKEEVAKELGIPVQFQRFWIWAKRQNHTYRPNRPLTPQEEAQSVGQLREVSNKTHNAELKLFLEVELGLDLCPIAPPEKTKEDILLFFKLYDPEKQELRYVGRLFVKNSSKPIEILAKLNQMAGFASEEEIELYEEIKFEPCVMCEHLDKRASFRTSQIEDGDIICFQKSPPENEEDCRNPDVPSYLEYVHNRQIVHFRSLEKAKEDDFCLELSKLHTYDDVVERVARQIGLDDPSKIRLTSHNCYSQQPKPQPIKYRGVEHLSDMLVHYNQTSDILYYEVLDIPLPELQGLKNLKVAFHHATKDEVVIHNIRLPKQSTVGDVINELKTKVELSHPNAELRLLEVFYHKIYKIFPPNEKIENINDQYWTLRAEEIPEEEKKLGPQDRLIHIYHFTKESGQNQMQVQNFGEPFFLAIHEGETLAEVKMRIQKKLQVPDEEFAKWKFAFLSLGRPEYLQDSDVVFTRFQRRDVYGAWEQYLGLEHSDNTPKRSYAVNQNRHTFEKPVKIYN